In Trifolium pratense cultivar HEN17-A07 linkage group LG7, ARS_RC_1.1, whole genome shotgun sequence, a genomic segment contains:
- the LOC123897853 gene encoding probable calcium-binding protein CML23, whose amino-acid sequence MFQHFTSCFTFLHNTKLLFNKPRKPRPNNRFSSISDISISSFIHMEVSGQFRQVFKLIDTNDDGKISTTELCEMLSSLGYNKYTAAKESENMIKALDFNGDGFVDIDEFMFVMKEDNYGKGKEHDHDEYLMDAFLVFDSDKNGLISPKELRSVLVNLGCDNCSLRECKRMIKGVDRNGDGFVDFEEFRSMMNLKIRA is encoded by the coding sequence ATGTTTCAACATTTCACTTCTTGCTTTACCTTTCTTCATAACACCAAATTACTCTTCAACAAACCAAGAAAACCACGACCCAACAACCGATTTTCTTCCATTTCCGACATATCAATCTCTTCTTTTATTCACATGGAAGTATCCGGTCAATTTCGACAAGTTTTCAAGCTTATCGACACTAACGACGATGGAAAGATTTCAACCACAGAGCTTTGTGAAATGCTTTCATCTCTAGGATACAATAAGTACACAGCTGCTAAAGAATCTGAGAATATGATAAAAGCATTGGACTTCAATGGAGATGGATTTGTAGATATTGATGAGTTCATGTTTGTCATGAAAGAAGATAACTATGGTAAAGGAAAAGAACATGATCATGATGAGTACTTAATGGATGCTTTTCTCGTGTTTGATAGTGATAAAAATGGATTAATATCACCAAAGGAATTGAGGAGTGTTTTGGTTAATCTTGGATGTGATAATTGTAGTTTAAGGGAGTGTAAACGTATGATTAAAGGGGTTGATAGGAATGGTGATGGGTTTGTGGATTTTGAAGAATTTCGGTCTATGATGAACTTAAAAATTAGAGCATGA